The following coding sequences are from one Lolium rigidum isolate FL_2022 chromosome 6, APGP_CSIRO_Lrig_0.1, whole genome shotgun sequence window:
- the LOC124663447 gene encoding protein APEM9-like, producing MGTSAAQESDLWKQIDDAECYLVSGSFDKAVLSALSVSDQIRADAAREVHDGDELLEMLELAGMVLAQALKELRRTSEMFIQLKAMFGSVASVPVKVFLTGATMLMAEGSGPDLRPVFEEYLAQWRYTDDQVYVLNGGQERSSDGLIVTSTMAPEEYLEVAELYTVTFLGIASNEPASAIAWVEKAELSEQDQQVTKKLHTLQAAAKKKSSAATGAKQSAERNLSATVNDKTPPTPEDAPTSTTRAPNGKTHGLPKSIEPTLQHVTNKFDPVFWWFHSVRVKVGKTHIVLPSGKLMLLFSLLFSTLYVLRRKGAGLKRAIFQQASSLRRAFLDALQLAFSVQMNPLAAVQQTPQAPRGSW from the exons ATGGGGACTTCCGCGGCCCAGGAATCGGATCTCTGGAAGCAAATCGACGACGCCGAGTG CTATCTGGTCAGCGGATCCTTCGACAAGGCGGTTTTGTCTGCATTATCCGTCTCTGATCAAATTCGAGCGGATGCTGCGCGGGAGGTGCATGACGGTGATGAGCTATTGGAAATGCTTGAGTTAGCTGGGATGGTACTCGCTCAGGCACTTAAAGAGCTCAGAAG GACATCTGAGATGTTTATTCAGCTTAAAGCTATGTTTGGTTCAGTGGCATCAGTACCAGTGAAAGTTTTCCTGACAGG GGCTACCATGCTAATGGCTGAAGGATCTGGGCCTGACCTTCGACCAGTTTTTGAGGAGTACCTTGCTCAATGGAGATATACAGATGATCAGGTTTATGTTTTGAATGGAGGACAGGAAAGATCCTCAGATGGTCTTATTGTTACATCAACTATGGCACCTGAAGAGTATTTGGAGGTCGCAGAATTGTATACAGTTACGTTTCTTGGCATTGCCTCCAATGAGCCTGCAAGTGCCATCGCATGGGTAGAAAAGGCAGAATTAAGTGAACAAGATCAACAGGT TACTAAAAAACTTCATACATTACAAGCAGCCGCGAAGAAAAAGTCATCAGCTGCTACAGGGGCAAAACAGTCAGCAGAAAGGAACCTTTCCGCTACCGTGAACGACAAAACACCACCGACACCTGAGGATGCTCCAACAAGCACCACACGTGCACCCAATGGGAAAACACATGGCTTACCAAAGTCCATCGAACCTACCCTACAGCATGTCACAAATAAATTTGATCCCGTGTTTTGGTGGTTTCATTCAGTTCGGGTAAAGGTTGGCAAAACACATATCGTTCTGCCAAGTGGTAAACTGATGCTTTTGTTCTCGCTGCTGTTCTCTACACTTTATGTTCTCCGGAGGAAAGGTGCCGGCTTGAAGAG GGCTATATTCCAGCAAGCTTCATCCCTGCGACGAGCGTTCCTCGATGCCCTGCAACTCGCCTTCTCGGTGCAGATGAACCCGCTAGCTGCTGTTCAACAGACGCCACAGGCCCCTCGAGGAAGCTGGTGA